A genomic stretch from Theobroma cacao cultivar B97-61/B2 chromosome 4, Criollo_cocoa_genome_V2, whole genome shotgun sequence includes:
- the LOC18601543 gene encoding protein FATTY ACID EXPORT 1, chloroplastic yields the protein MATSTTAPPTTKVCQLTCFSSINRKLQLYSRSIFCPITRPKSFVVMSVDGHGAEATSSELKTKQRFAVEGSKPFIEESTKSYLNVEGHVPESTSEPIEEHNIIQPKRAAKIHDFCFGIPYGGLVLSGGLVGFVFSRNPTTILFGGALLALSTFSLKIWRQGKSSLPFIFGQAALAAVLFWKNFQTYSLTKKLFPNAFYAAISAAMLCFYSYVVISGGNPPPKKLKSSASHQS from the exons ATGGCAACATCAACGACAGCACCACCAACAACAAAAGTTTGTCAGCTGACTTGTTTCTCTTCAATCAATCGGAAATTACAGCTCTACTCACGATCCATTTTTTGTCCAATCACTCGTCCCAag TCATTTGTTGTTATGAGTGTTGATGGGCATGGTGCAGAAGCTACTAGTTCTGAACTTAAAACTAAACAAAGATTTGCGGTGGAGGGATCAAAACCATTTATAGAAGAGTCAACTAAGTCATATCTGAATGTTGAAGGGCATGTTCCTGAAAGTACAAGTGAACCAATAGAGGAACACAATATCATCCAACCGAAAAGGGCAGCAAAAATCCATGATTTCTGTTTCGGTATTCCTTATG GTGGTCTTGTTCTAAGTGGGGGGCTTGTTGGTTTTGTATTTTCGAGAAACCCTACTACCATACTCTTTGGAGGTGCTTTGCTAGCCCTTAGCACCTTCAGCTTGAAGATCTGGAGGCAAGGAAAATCAAGTTTACCGTTCATATTTGGACAAGCAG CACTAGCAGCAGTACTTTTCTGGAAGAACTTTCAGACTTATTCATTG ACAAAGAAGCTTTTTCCAAATGCATTTTATGCTGCTATAAG TGCGGCAATGTTGTGCTTCTATTCATATGTGGTGATCTCTGGAGGGAACCCACCCCCAAAGAAGTTGAAATCGTCTGCCAGTCACCAATCTTGA